In Nicotiana tabacum cultivar K326 chromosome 2, ASM71507v2, whole genome shotgun sequence, the following proteins share a genomic window:
- the LOC142166806 gene encoding uncharacterized protein LOC142166806, with the protein MVIDMNIKELLVIEESDLLIYQVQGEWSTKNVKILSYVHCVKALCKKFTKIEFKHVPRIQNTFADALATLSSMIQHPDKNYIDPIEVVIKDKYSYCFHVNEEADGKPWYHNIK; encoded by the coding sequence ATGGTAATCGACATGAACATCAAAGAACTTTTGGTCATAGAAGAATCCGATTTGCTGATCTACCAAGTCCAAGGAGAATGGTCAACCAAGAATGTCAAGATATTGTCGTACGTGCACTGCGTGAAAGCGCTatgcaagaagttcacaaagatagagttcaagcATGTCCCCAGAATTCAGAACACGTTCGCAGATGCCCTTGCAACCTTATCATCCATGATTCAGCATCCAGACAAAAACTACATCGACCCCATCGAGGTAGTAATCAAAGATAAATATTCCTATTGCTTCCATGTGAATGAAGAAGCAGATGGTAAACCTTGGTATCACAATATCAAGTAG